A stretch of Bos indicus x Bos taurus breed Angus x Brahman F1 hybrid chromosome 17, Bos_hybrid_MaternalHap_v2.0, whole genome shotgun sequence DNA encodes these proteins:
- the PXMP2 gene encoding peroxisomal membrane protein 2 has product MAPAASKLRAEAGLGPLPRRALSQYLRLLRLYPVLTKAATSGILSALGNFLAQLIEKKQKKENCSQKLDVSGPLRYAIYGFFFTGPLGHFFYLLMERWIPSEVPLAGIKRLLLDRLLFAPAFLSLFFLVMNFLEGQDTAAFAAKMKSGFWPALRMNWRVWTPVQFININYIPVQFRVLFANLVALFWYAYLASLGK; this is encoded by the exons ATGGCGCCGGCGGCGTCGAAGCTGCGGGCGGAGGCTGGACTAGGGCCGCTCCCGCGGCGGGCACTCTCCCAGTACCTGCGCCTTTTGCGGCTCTACCCAGTACTCACCAAAGCGGCCACCAG TGGCATTTTGTCAGCACTTGGGAACTTCCTGGCACAGTTGATtgagaagaagcagaaaaaagaaaactgttctcAAAAGCTAGATGTCAGCGGGCCTCTCAGATATGCCATCTATGG GTTTTTTTTTACAGGGCCACTGGGTCACTTCTTCTACCTCTTGATGGAGCGCTGGATCCCTTCCGAGGTCCCCTTGGCAGGCATCAAGAGGCTCCTCCTGGACCGCCTTCTCTTCGCACCCGCCTTCCTGTCTTTGTTCTTCCTTGTCATGAACTTCCTGGAG GGGCAGGACACCGCCGCTTTCGCTGCCAAGATGAAGAGCGGGTTCTGGCCAGCGCTGCGGATGAACTGGCGAGTGTGGACACCTGTGCAGTTTATTAACATCAACTATATCCCTGTGCAG TTCCGGGTGCTTTTTGCAAACTTGGTGGCTCTGTTCTGGTACGCCTACCTGGCCTCTCTGGGGAAGTGA